The genomic segment AAGGCACGCTCTAATGCTCTTTTAGTAATTGCAACATCAGTTAATACAAAAGAAAGCATTGTAGCCATATTCGGCTCAATCATACCCGAACCCTTCGCACAAGCCCAGATATTAACTTCAGAATTAAGAATTAAGAATTCAGAATTAAGAACTTTCGGAAAAGTATCAGTAGTCATAATTCCTTCAACTGCATTCATTTCATTAACACGTGAATTCTTGAGCTCGTGAACAATATTCTTTATGCCTTTTTCTATTTTACTGATTGGTAAAAATTGACCTATTACTCCTGTCGATGCGACTAATACATTTTTTGGGTTTATATTAAGTTCCTTTGCTGTTAATTCACATATCTTTTCAGCATCTTTAATACCCCTTTTACCGGTACACGCATTAGCACAACCCGAATTAGCTATAATCCCGTAAATTTTATTTCTTATGTTTTTTTGTGAAACTATCACAGGCGCCGCTTTAAAAATGTTTTTTGTAAACATTCCTGCAGCAACACAAGGTTTTCCCGAATAGAAAAGAGACAAATCTTTTTTCCCATTTTTCTTTATACCGCAATGTAACCCGTTAACAAAAAACCCTTTCGGAAAACTCATATCAGCCCTTCTTTTTCGTCAAAACCATACATTAAATTCATATTCTGAATCGCCTGTTGTGATGCCCCGCTTCCAAGATTATCAATTACAGACGTTACTATTAAAACATTTGTCCTATTGTCCTTATTCACAGCCACTTCACAATAGTTGGTATTTTCAACATTTTTAGTTTGAGCACTTTCAACAACCCGTGTAAATACTTCATTTTCATAGTATTTCCTGTAAACCTTTACAATCTCATCCTGTGAAATATCTTTCTTTAAATTCAGGTAAATTGTTGACAAAAGACCCCTTTCCTGCGGAATTATATGCGGAGTGAAACATATTTTTATTGCTGCTTTTGTTGAGGCAATTTGTGAAAGTTCCTGCTCAATTTCCGGGATATGCCTGTGATGCCCTCCTATTTTATAAGCATATGTATTTGGGGATTTATATTCCTTGACGAATTTTCTGCCGCCACCGGAAATTCCGCTCTTAGAGTCAACAATTATTTTTTCAATATCAGCAATTTTTTCTTTTATAGCAGGATAACAACCCAGAATCGTACTTATCGGGTAGCAGCCGGGATTCGCTATTAAATCTGCTTTTTTTATTTTCTCCCTATAAAGCTCAGGTAATCCGTAAACTGCTTTATTTAAAAGCTCAGGATTAGTGTGTTTTTTACCATACCACTTTTCATATACATCCGGATCTTTTATCCGATAGTCCGCACTCAGGTCAATCACTTTCTTTCCTAAAGAAATAAATTTTGCCACATATTCCATGGATACATTGTGCGGAAGCGCCGTGAAAATGATATCGGAACCGCCTGCAATTTTTTCAACATCAATATCTTCACATAAAATGTCGAGTTTGTCTTTTAGATAAGGATATATTTCACTTATATGTTTTGGTTTACCTTCCATCCTTCCGGTTAAAAATGAAATTTTTGCCTTAGGATGCTTTATAAGATTTTTAATAAGTTCTTCACCTGCATAACCTTTCACACCGATAACAGCAGCTCTAATCATTCTTCCCTCTCAATAGATTCTTTAGTGGAAATCAACACTGTGATTTCGCCTAATATTTTCTCGGGTAATTTTCCTATTACCTCCGGTAATTTGCCTCTTATAAATTCTTCAAACTTTTTTGTAATCTCGCGGGCAACCACCACGTCCGCATCTTCCGGTAATACTTCTGAAATTATTTCTAACGTCTTTTTTAAACGGTACGGCGATTCATAAAATATTACGGTTTTATCGAGCTTAGCGAACTTTTCAAATGTTTTTCTGATTTTTCCTTTTTTTCTCGGTAAAAATCCTAAAAAAATAAAACCGTCAGAAGGCAATCCGCTTCCTGAAAGTGCCGTGATTACTGCTGAAGCGCCGGGTATAGAAACAACTAAAATGTTCTCCTTAATCGCTTCTTTTACAAGATAGAAACCGGGATCAGAAACAGACGGAGTCCCCGCATCAGTTACAACCGCTATATTGCTGCCCTTTTTTAACTGTTCAATTATAAAAGGTATTTTTTTAAATCGGTTCTGCTCGTAAAAACTTGTAAGCGGTTTTGATATGTTATAGTTCGACAGCAAAGTTTTACTATGGCGGGTATCTTCACAAGCAATTAAATCAACTGACTTCAGGATTTCTAATGCTCTTATAGTAATATCTTTAAGATTTCCAATCGGTGTTGCAACAACATAAAGTACTCCGGACATAATCTTGAAAACCACATATTGCTAAATCTTATCAATTAGCAATTCTTTCCCCTTTTTTTTATTTTCTTTTTCAATAATTCTCAGAAATGCGCTCACAATCTTAGGGTCAAATTGACTGCCCGCACCCTTCTTTAATTCTGCAATAGCAATTTCCTGGGGCAATGCTTTTCTATAAGGCCTGTCAGAAGTCATAGCATCGTAAGCGTCGATAACAGCAACTATCCTGGCGCCTATCGGTATTTCCTCACCAACCAATCCCTCAGCGTAACCTGAACCATTGAACCATTCGTGATGATAAAGAATTAAAGGTGCAATAGGTGCTAAAAATTCTATTGGTGCTATTATTCTCTCACCAATCAAAGGATGTTTTTTTATTTCTTCTCTTTCAGAATCAGTAAGTTTCGATGTTTTTAACAAGATTTCTTCCTTTACTCCTATTTTTCCGATATCATGCATCATAGCAGCATATTCAATATGCTTAATCATTGATTCCGGAAGATGAATCTCTTTAGCAACCAACTTTGCAAAATAACCTGACCTATCAACGTGTTCTCTTGTATAAGAATCTTTTGCATCAATTGCTTTTGCAAGAGTCTGCATTGTTTCAAAATAAAGCCGCTGAAGGCTCTGATACAATTCTATGTTTTCTATTGTAGTCGCTGCTTGTCCTGCTAAAAGTTGTAATAAACGCAAATCATTTTCATTAAATTTTTCCCCTTCTTTTTCCCTATTAACATTAAGAACACCTATAACCTTATTTTTAATTTTAAGAGGAACCGAAATAAATGACCTTGATGGGTATCTTACGTTTTCTGCTTTAAAAAACCTCGGGTCTGTTTTAACATCTTCAACTAAAATAGGATCGCCGTCACGGGCAACAAGTCCTGCAATTCCTTCACCAATTTTCAGATGCGTTGTTTCCATTATATCTTTAGGAATTCCCCTGGCAGCGACAATTACAAGTTCATTAGCTGTTTCGTCAATTAACATAAGCGAACCAATAGTTGTTTTTAACATTTTTATTGCATAATCAATTATCATCTTGGAAAGTATTTGTTTGCTGTGACTTGCAGAAAACTCTAACCCGAAATCCCTAAGGTCAAACAGCATATTTACAAGATTATTAGCAGAGCTGACACTGTTTGTATATTTTACTTTCACCTCATCTAATTCTTTTTTGAGACTACTTAAATGGAATGATTGCGACTTATATCTAAAATAAAGATATATACTGATAAAAACCAAAGCGAATATCAAAAATAAATAAATATACATAAAATATCTCAAAAACTATCTTAAACCTTAAAATTTGAAGAAATTTTACTCAAATCAGAGGCAACTTTGGTAAGCTGTCTGGATATTTCCGAAAGATCAGCCGAAGAAATATTTTGCTGTGAAAACTGCGAAGAAATTGCAGCAAGTTTTTCTGCAGTAACTTTTGAAAGTTCCTTATTATCAGAAACACCCTTTTGAATACTTTCTACCATATTGTTAAATCTTTCCTGAAGTTCCATAAGTTCGTCACCGGCACGCAAATGCACGCGATGGGTTAAATCGCCTTCAGCAATAGTATCACAAGATTTTTCAAACCTGAATATCGGACCGGCAAATTTATGTGAAACAAAAATAGAAATAATAAACACAACCACGATTAAAACCACAAGTTTCCCAAGCATCAAATTATTTATCTTAACCATCAGCGGAAACAACTCGGGATGATTTAAATCAATAATAGCTCTACCGACTGTATAATAAACATCCCAACCTACAGTAAAAGCAACCAGCAGCATTGCAACAATAACAATAGTAATGTATTTGAACTGCAAAGCTCTCTTTACAATAACAATTCTTCTTTTGTATTTTGGTTTTTGTTCCATTCTTCCCCTCCATTAAAAGTTATGATAAAAATTGAATAAAACGTTAAATTCTATTTATATAAATATAACACAAAACCCGAAAAAAGTCAAGTAAATTATGCACTACTGCCTGTGACTTGTGATTTTACTACAATTTACCGTACCAATTTGTGCATTTTTTGCAAATTTTCCAAACAACGCATACCTAATTGTTTTCTTTTTGCCACAATTATAAATTATTATTTTACGGTAATTTTACATATATTTCACAAGAATTCAAGAAATATTTAATAGAGATTAACAAACCGGAGAATTCTTTAATTAAACGAGGGAATTGAAATGTTTTTACTTAATTTATTTTCTGTATTTATTGTATTCTTTTTGTTTATTATCTATCATTTTTTTAAGTTCTTTTTCCTGCTGCTTTTCCGGAAGGTTGAATACTTTTCCATATTCTTTGTTATAAGCTGCCTCTGATTTTTCTATTTGCGGTTTTACTCCATCTATCATTTTCTGCATCTTTTTAAGTTCCCTTTCATTCCTGGCATCCATTTGCTCGTTTTGCTCCCGATACTCTTGTGCTTTTATTATCATTCCACCCCCCTGTGATTTAAAAACTTCTTTTTTTACCTCAGCCGGTGATAAAACCACTCTATTAACAAAAAGATAAACACCGGAAAGTATTATTAATACTAAAACAATAAAAACAATTTCATTAAATTTAATCATGTGATTGTTGAAAAACTTAACAATCCTCAAGACCATTGAGACTTTTTCAATGGTCTTTTAAAAGGACGCCCTGCCACAAACAACCGATTCTGAAAATATTTTATCTTCCCGGGGTGTATCCGTCCAAAAAGAAAGTTTACCCAAATTAAAAATCTTCAGATTATATTCAACAGTAACCTTATCTCCTTTTACAAGCCCGACTCTTACTGATTCCCATTTTACTTTTATTTTTGATGTATCAAATTTTGGCCACCCTTCCACAAAATATTGCCTGACTTCGTTTTCCATAATATTTTTTTCTACCCTATCTGTCGCCATCAAAAACGCACCATGCCTCGCTGCCTGATGTAACCGCTGCTTAACAATAAATATCTTCGCAATAGTAATCGTCCCGCTAATAAACAAAGGAAGAACAATCAAAGCAATAATAAATTCTATAAATGCCTGCCCGCCAAAGCCTAGTGGCGTGGCCTGCCCGCTATGACACAATGTCGCGGCATTACCTTTAATATTAAATAATTTCATATTAAATTACGGGAAAATTCCTTTATAATGTCATGTTTGCATAGGGAAAACAAGCACATAAAGACAAATCCTTTTTTGTAGTCGCACCGCAAGGCGGTGCTGCTACATTTTTAATGAACACTTACCAACCAAGATAGACTACTATAATTACTGAGTTATCTATTACTCTAAGCTTTTCGTTTCCTGTTTCTCATTTCTTATTTCCTAATTTCCAATTTCTTTCCCACTTCCTACTCCCTACTTCCTACTTCCTGTCTATTTAATGCTGATACCCCCCTTGAACCGGAACTAACCGGGCATCAAACTGTGGCCAGAAACAAATAGGTTCTACTCCCCAACCCCAACCTCCCTCATCTCTATCTCTCGGAAAACCGCCATTATGTAAAGATGAACCTTTCTTAACGTTTAACCAAACTTTCGCCTGAGCTATCGCCATTGCCTGGGCAGGTTTTTGTAAACCAATTAACGAGGAAGCATATGTTTCATTGTTTTTACATGCCACCCATTCCATTTCCTGGTCCGGCTGGGCGTTTCTATAACTATTTTCCCAAATCCTGCAATAATACGCAGTATCATACGTTTTTCTAAACGGCGGCCATGGAACAGGTATATGACCTATCATCTTTAATATTGTAAATCTCATTTTCCTGCTTTTCATCCCCGTCCCGGAACCGCCTTTAACAAATTTCCCGATACTGCTATCTGCCCCGTTCATTTTCGCTGCCTGATAACCTGTCAGATAAGGTCCTCCACCCGCACCCTGATTCATTGCTTTCAATGCTGTAAGATGTGCTTGAAAAGGACCCATCATACCTTTAAACATTCCGCCTTCTTTGATATTATGGAACATATAAATAGAATACAAATGAGTTCCTGCATTCAATTCAGATGTCTTATTAAGGAAAGCAGCTCTACATCTTACGGCTGAAAGTGCAGCAGCATCAGCAGCCGTTTGCATTTTTTGCCGGTTCAACTCAAGCATACCAAGATTCCAAACAAGAATTGAAAACATTGAAAGCACAACCACCACCAAAGCCACAAGCGGCAAAACCTGCCCTTTATTTGAATGTAAAAATACCAAATCAGATTGCTTCGTCGTCACAAACACATTATGACCCCTCGCAATGACCACACTTTCCTTGTCATTGCGAACCAAAGGTGAAGCAATCTCATCTTTTTTTAAATTTCCGGACATTAAGATACTCCTCACTTATCACAAATATTCGTGAACTATTCGTGATTTTTTGCTTATTCGTGTTTATTCGTGAATATTTTACGGTAGAGGATTTGGAATTTCTGTTTGCATCCTGGATGTAACTTTTATCGGAACACCTGCTTTCCAACTTCCATATTTAAAAATAGGGTCATAATAAAATAATATTGTAGCGTTTATTGAATAAATTTTTAAATCATCCTTACTCAAAGGATATATAGCAAAATTACTCTTTGTTGCTATATTTGTTTTATTAATTGTAACAGAACAGGGCAAACCGAGTGTCCGCATAGTTACATAATTAGCTGCAATCGCCGGACTTTTATTTACGGAGACAGCCCGGACAGCAGCAAAAGCAGCACCGTTTAAGTGAAACATAGTCCACGATAACCGCGCAATATCCATTATCCCAAAAATAAGTGCAATTAATAATACGGAAATAATAGCAAACTCAACAATAGTCTGACCTTTGTTTGCATGAACGTTTATTTTCATGGCACCATCCCGGCTGCACCTGCTCTCGCAGATGATGCCTTGCCGTATACATTAACAAGCCGTGCTTGAAAACCACTGATTCCGACCCAAGCCAAAATAACACATAGCAAAAGAACCAGCACATATTCCGTCATCGCCTGCCCGCCATGATTTAGTGGTGTGGCCTGCCCGCCATGACTTAGTGGCGAGGCTTGCCCTTTAAAACTAAATAATCTCATATTAAATTACGTGAAAATTCCTGCATATTGTTATGTTTGCCAAGGGCAAACGACTACATAAAGACAAATCCTTTTTTGTAGTCGCACGCCCTTGGCGTGCTAATTATTTACCGGACTGTGTTGCTGTACCTATCTTTTTTGCTCCCGTTTCAAACGCTGTTTTTATTTTTCCACCGAACAACTCAACAGCAGCATATGCAAGAATAGCAATAAGAAATACTATTAGAACATATTCCGTCATTCCCTGCCCGCCATGGTTTAGTGGCGCGGCCTGACCTTTTTTGTTATTCAAAAACCGTTTAATCAATTTACATCACCCCCTTTTTGTAAAGAATTATTTAGCCGAGCAAGCTCAGCAACTACAACTTTCATAAAATTGCTCAAATTTAATATTATCTGCAAGCGGATTGTTTCGAATATATTCTCTAATCTTTGCTAATGCCTTTTCATTTCTTATAATATGTTCATAATAATTGGGTTGCCACAGCCGTTTTTGTAGTTGCCAACCTTGGTTGGCATATTTTTTCACAAAAACAGTAGTTTTTGATTTAAACTTTCTCATAACTTCACCAAGTGTGTATTTACAGTCTTGAAGTATTACAATTAAATGTATATGGTTTGGCATTAATGTGTAATAATCTAATTTTACTCCTCTCAAATTATTCAGCCGAGCAAGCTCGACAACTACAACTTTTTTAATTTGAGAATTCTCTAAATATGGTTTATTATAATTTGTACATAATGTTATAAAATAACATCCTTCAGTTTTATAATCATAATCTTTTAATCTGATATTTTTTCGTTTGTTTAACATATTTTCTTTATTTCACATTATATTTATTTTTAATTTCTATCAATTTCTACAAATTTCTTAATTTCTATCTTATTTTTTACTCATTTCATATTAACTGTTATATTATCTATTGCTTGCAAAAAGGCTAAGTCTAAAGCTTTACCGAATAACTGGACGGCGCCTAATGATATAATTACAATTAAAAAAATAATCAGTATATACTCAACCATGGATTGACCATTTTTATTTATATTGAGTCCGGCTTTTTTCCAATATTTCATTTGCTTTTTTTAACGCCTTTTTTGCATACTCATGCCCGGGATCTAACCTTAACACCTGCTCCCATTTCATTACCGCTTCTGTCAGGTGACCTTCGGCATATTTTCTTAAACCCTCGTTATAAAGTTTATCGGCGAGATTTTTATAATCTTTCTTGGGAACACTTGAATCCGTATTTTCTTTTTCCGGTTTTCCCATTTTCTGATACTCTTTTTCCTTTTTCTTTTCAGCATCATTTTCTTTAGCACGAATCGCTGCTTTTGCTTTTTTAATATATTCGTCCGCTTCCTTGTCTTCGGGATTCAACTTTAATATCTCTTTGAAATATTCTATCGCAGTATCGTATTTCTCAGCGTTAAAATCATCCAGTCCTTTTTTTCTAAGCTCTTCTATTTTCCGGTTAGTCAGCTCCCTGTTCTTCTCTTCAATTTTGTTTAAATATTCCGCCACTTCCAGATTATTCGGATTAATGCTGATTATCCTCCTGAACGATTTTTCCGCTTCTTCATAATTTCCGTCTTTCTTGTAAATATACCCTCTGGTATATTCCAGTTTTTCCAGGTTAATATCTGTTGTCAATAATGCAAACTCTTTCATTTCCTTATCCATATTATTTATAAACTCAATTGCATCTTCATAAACCGGTGTTTCAGAAAACCTGTAATTTTTAAGTAATTCGTTTTCAGAATAGCGTTTTTCACCCTCACTAACCAGCCATTCAAACTTATCTCTTGCTTTAAGGTACCATTTTTTCCTGTAAAAACTTTTTGCTTCTTTGT from the Elusimicrobiota bacterium genome contains:
- the argJ gene encoding bifunctional glutamate N-acetyltransferase/amino-acid acetyltransferase ArgJ — protein: MSFPKGFFVNGLHCGIKKNGKKDLSLFYSGKPCVAAGMFTKNIFKAAPVIVSQKNIRNKIYGIIANSGCANACTGKRGIKDAEKICELTAKELNINPKNVLVASTGVIGQFLPISKIEKGIKNIVHELKNSRVNEMNAVEGIMTTDTFPKVLNSEFLILNSEVNIWACAKGSGMIEPNMATMLSFVLTDVAITKRALERALKIAVERSFNCLTVDSDTSTNDTVLVLANGEAGNRVISNGKNFQLFCDKLTDVCMGLTKMLAKDGEGATKLINVNVKGAKSFSDARKVAKIVANSPLVKTAIYGNDANWGRIVAAIGRSGVEIDSRKVDISFGNVYVFKTGSPVNFSEKRAKDVISQKEVSININLNIDRESATVYTCDFTEGYIKVNASYRS
- the argC gene encoding N-acetyl-gamma-glutamyl-phosphate reductase, giving the protein MIRAAVIGVKGYAGEELIKNLIKHPKAKISFLTGRMEGKPKHISEIYPYLKDKLDILCEDIDVEKIAGGSDIIFTALPHNVSMEYVAKFISLGKKVIDLSADYRIKDPDVYEKWYGKKHTNPELLNKAVYGLPELYREKIKKADLIANPGCYPISTILGCYPAIKEKIADIEKIIVDSKSGISGGGRKFVKEYKSPNTYAYKIGGHHRHIPEIEQELSQIASTKAAIKICFTPHIIPQERGLLSTIYLNLKKDISQDEIVKVYRKYYENEVFTRVVESAQTKNVENTNYCEVAVNKDNRTNVLIVTSVIDNLGSGASQQAIQNMNLMYGFDEKEGLI
- the rsmI gene encoding 16S rRNA (cytidine(1402)-2'-O)-methyltransferase, with translation MSGVLYVVATPIGNLKDITIRALEILKSVDLIACEDTRHSKTLLSNYNISKPLTSFYEQNRFKKIPFIIEQLKKGSNIAVVTDAGTPSVSDPGFYLVKEAIKENILVVSIPGASAVITALSGSGLPSDGFIFLGFLPRKKGKIRKTFEKFAKLDKTVIFYESPYRLKKTLEIISEVLPEDADVVVAREITKKFEEFIRGKLPEVIGKLPEKILGEITVLISTKESIEREE
- a CDS encoding GAF domain-containing protein yields the protein MYIYLFLIFALVFISIYLYFRYKSQSFHLSSLKKELDEVKVKYTNSVSSANNLVNMLFDLRDFGLEFSASHSKQILSKMIIDYAIKMLKTTIGSLMLIDETANELVIVAARGIPKDIMETTHLKIGEGIAGLVARDGDPILVEDVKTDPRFFKAENVRYPSRSFISVPLKIKNKVIGVLNVNREKEGEKFNENDLRLLQLLAGQAATTIENIELYQSLQRLYFETMQTLAKAIDAKDSYTREHVDRSGYFAKLVAKEIHLPESMIKHIEYAAMMHDIGKIGVKEEILLKTSKLTDSEREEIKKHPLIGERIIAPIEFLAPIAPLILYHHEWFNGSGYAEGLVGEEIPIGARIVAVIDAYDAMTSDRPYRKALPQEIAIAELKKGAGSQFDPKIVSAFLRIIEKENKKKGKELLIDKI
- a CDS encoding HAMP domain-containing protein; amino-acid sequence: MEQKPKYKRRIVIVKRALQFKYITIVIVAMLLVAFTVGWDVYYTVGRAIIDLNHPELFPLMVKINNLMLGKLVVLIVVVFIISIFVSHKFAGPIFRFEKSCDTIAEGDLTHRVHLRAGDELMELQERFNNMVESIQKGVSDNKELSKVTAEKLAAISSQFSQQNISSADLSEISRQLTKVASDLSKISSNFKV
- a CDS encoding pilus assembly protein, which translates into the protein MKLFNIKGNAATLCHSGQATPLGFGGQAFIEFIIALIVLPLFISGTITIAKIFIVKQRLHQAARHGAFLMATDRVEKNIMENEVRQYFVEGWPKFDTSKIKVKWESVRVGLVKGDKVTVEYNLKIFNLGKLSFWTDTPREDKIFSESVVCGRASF
- a CDS encoding pilus assembly protein TadG-related protein produces the protein MSGNLKKDEIASPLVRNDKESVVIARGHNVFVTTKQSDLVFLHSNKGQVLPLVALVVVVLSMFSILVWNLGMLELNRQKMQTAADAAALSAVRCRAAFLNKTSELNAGTHLYSIYMFHNIKEGGMFKGMMGPFQAHLTALKAMNQGAGGGPYLTGYQAAKMNGADSSIGKFVKGGSGTGMKSRKMRFTILKMIGHIPVPWPPFRKTYDTAYYCRIWENSYRNAQPDQEMEWVACKNNETYASSLIGLQKPAQAMAIAQAKVWLNVKKGSSLHNGGFPRDRDEGGWGWGVEPICFWPQFDARLVPVQGGYQH
- a CDS encoding pilus assembly protein encodes the protein MKINVHANKGQTIVEFAIISVLLIALIFGIMDIARLSWTMFHLNGAAFAAVRAVSVNKSPAIAANYVTMRTLGLPCSVTINKTNIATKSNFAIYPLSKDDLKIYSINATILFYYDPIFKYGSWKAGVPIKVTSRMQTEIPNPLP
- a CDS encoding transposase → MLNKRKNIRLKDYDYKTEGCYFITLCTNYNKPYLENSQIKKVVVVELARLNNLRGVKLDYYTLMPNHIHLIVILQDCKYTLGEVMRKFKSKTTVFVKKYANQGWQLQKRLWQPNYYEHIIRNEKALAKIREYIRNNPLADNIKFEQFYESCSC